Part of the Streptomyces sp. f51 genome is shown below.
TCTGGCCGTAGCCGAGCAGCCGCTGCGCCGAGACGCGCGCCCGGTCGAGCGGACGGCCGTGATGGCGCCCGCGGAAGCTGGACCAGGTGCCGTTGTGGAAGAAACCGGACGTCAGCGTCTTGCACAGCGCGGTGAGCGGGGTGTGCGCGAAGTCGGCGTAGTAGCCCTGGGACTCCCCGGTCAGCGTGGTGTGCAGCGCGTGGTGGAAGTCGTCGTTCCACTGCGCGTGCAGCCCGAGACCGCCCTCCTCGCGGGAGGTGATGAGCCGGGGGTCGTTGAGGTCCGACTCGGCGATCAGGAACAGTGGCCGGCCCAGATCACCGGCGAGCGCGTCCACGGCCGCCGACAGCTCCTCCAGGAAGTGCAGCGCCCGGGTGTCCCGCAGCGCGTGCACCGCGTCGAGCCGCAGTCCGTCCAGACGGTAGTCGCGCAGCCAGGCCAGCGCACTGCCCACCAGATAGGCGCGCACCTCGTCCGAGCCGGGCGCGTCGAGGTTCACCGCGGAGCCCCAGGGCGTCTGGTGGGTGTCGGTGAAGTACGGCCCGAACGCGGGCAGATGATTGCCCGACGGACCCAGATGGTTGTGCACGACGTCGAGGACGACACCGAGGCCCAGTTCATGGGCCCGGTCGACAAAGCGCTTCAGCGCCTCGGGACCGCCGTACGGCTCGTGCACCGCCCACAGGGAGACCCCCTCGTACCCCCAGCCGTGCCGGCCGGGGAACGGGCAGAGCGGCATCAACTCGACGTGCGTGACGCCCAGTTCGGCCAGGTGCCCGAGGCGGTCCGCCGCCGCGTCCAGCGTGCCCTCGGGCGTGTACGTCCCCACGTGCAGTTCGTAGAGGACCGCGCCCGGCAACGGGCGTCCCGGCCAGTCGGCACGCCACGCGTACCGGCCCTGGTCGACCACCGCGCTCGGTCCGTCGGGGCCGTCCGGCTGGCGGCGCGAGCGGGGATCGGGCAGCACCGGCCCGTCGTCCACCGCGAACCCGTACCGCGTCCCGTCCTCCGCCTCCGCCTCGCCCGTCCACCATCCGGCACGCCCCGGCTCGCGCTCCAACGCGCTCGTGACACCGGCGCAATGGAGCGTCATCCGGTCGGCCCGCGGTGCCCACACCTCGAATCGCATGGACGCTTCCCCCTTGTCGGCTCGCAGTGACCCAGCACGTCCATGGTGCTCCACGGGAGATCAATTCGCTTTCGGATCCACCCTTTTGCCGCGTGTTCGTCGCCCTTTGGTCGCGCGAACGGCCGCACCCGGTCCCACCAGCCGTTTCCGGGTCTTCTGGACACCTTGTCGTTACTGCCCGACAATCACGAACGTGACGTCGTCCTTCGAGTTCCATCCGTACCCCGCGCGGCTGTCCGACGCGGAGCGCGACCGGGCGCTCAAGTCCCTCCGTGACGGCGTCGCCCTCGGCCGTCTCTCGCACGACACCTTCATCCACCGCATGGAACTGGCGCTGGCCGCACGCCGCTCCGACGAACTCGCCGTGCTCACCGCCGACCTGCCCGCCGACGGCGAGGTCACCGGGCGGCGCTGGTCGAAGCGGGTGTTCGGCACGGTGGAGGCCGTCTCCGGCTTCACGGTCCGGCTGCGCCGGGCCTGGCAGGCCGAGCGGCTGCCCAAACTCCAGCTCCCCGACCCGGGCGACAGCTATCCGCTGCTCATCGGCCGCGACCCCGCCAGCGGACTGCGCCTCAATCACGAGACCGTCTCCCGCGTGCACGCCGAACTGCGCCGCCAGGGCGGCGCCTGGGTGCTGCGCGACCTCGGCTCGACCAACGGTACGACCGTCAACGGACGCCGCGTCATCGGCGCGTCGGTCGTGAAGGACGGCGACCAGGTCGGCTTCGGCCGCATGATGTTCCGCCTCGCCTCGGCCTGAACCGCGGCTCGCCGCGGTGGACCGGGGGCGTGTCCGCGCGCCCGGCGGCCTTACGGGGACCGGCTTTCGGTGTCCGCCGCCCAACATCCTCGCGCTCCCGCGGTGTTGACGTACCCCCGGAGTCCGTGACTGACTGTGTGTACTTCATGTACATCTGGTGAAACGACGGCACGTACGAGTGGAGGTGTGCTCTGCCGCCACTGCGCCGTTACCCCACCGTCGACGAACTCGGCGCGCGCGCCGCCGCGCTCGTCGCCCGGCACCCCGAGGACGCCCGGCTGCGCCGCGTGGGCACCTCCCGGGCCGGCACACCGATGCTGCTCCTGTCCGTCGGACACGGCGGCCGCCAGGCCCTCGTCGTCGCCGGACCGCACGCCAACGAACCCGTCGGCGGAGCGACCGCCCTCCGGCTCGCCGAACGGGCCCTGGCGGACCCGCGTCTGACCGAGGGCGCGGACGCCACCTGGAACCTGCTGCTCTGCCTCGACCCCGACGGCTCCCGCCGCAACGAGGCCTGGCTCCGGGGCCCTTACACGCTCGGCCACTACTTCCGGCACTTCTTCCGGCCCGGCTTCCGCGAACAGCCCGAGTGGCTGCCCGACGGCGCGGAGGCCGCCGCCCTGCCGGAGACCCGGGTCCTGCTCGGACTCCAGGACGAACTGCGGCCCTTCCTCCAGTGCTCCCTGCACGGCGTCGACGTCGGCGGCGCCTTCGTCGAGCTGACCCGCGACCTGCCCGGGCTCTCCCGGCGTCTCGCGCACAGCGCGGCCCGCCTCGGCATCCCGCGCGAACTCGGCCCGTACGACACCCTGTACTGGCCGGAGCTCGGCCCCGCCGTCTACCGTGTCCCGCCGCCGCGCTCGGGTGACCTGGCCGCCGCCATCACGGAGGCCGCGGTCGACTCCACCTGGTTCCACCCCCAGCGGCACGGCACGGTCACCGCCATCGTCGAGGCGCCCATGTGGGGCGTCGGCGCCGTCGAGGACCCGGCGCGCCCCGCCGACCCCGACCCGGCGCTGCGCTCCGTGAGCCGGACCCTGCGGCACGACACGGGGATCCTGGAGGACATCCTGGCCCGGGTGCGCCCCGGCCTCGGCGACTCGCCGGACGTGACTTGCCTGCTCGCCCCGGTCGACGACTATTTACTGGTCGGCCCCGGACTCGCCGACTCATGGGACCCCGACGTCCGCGACGCCGGGACCCGGGCGCTGCCGCCGCTGGACATCGCCCGGCTCACCGCCCTGCGCCTCGCCGGGCGCCGGGTCGCGCTGCGCACCGCCGGGCTGCTGCACCAGCTCGTCACCGCCTCCGGCAAGGACCCGTCCGGCGCGCTGCCCGAGCTCGACCGGCTGATCGACACGTGGTGCGCCGACTACCGCGACGGCTGCGGAGCGCGCTGGATCCCGGTCGCACGCCAGGTCGAGTACCAGGCTCGGGTCGTCCTCTCCGCGTTCGAACTCGCGGGCCGCCACACGGGAGTACGTCCCCGTTCGGGTGACTCCGGCTGGACCGCGCGGGCCAGGGTGCCGATGCACCGGGAATGACGAGAACCCTTCGAGCGATCCGCGTCGCCCTCCTGGTCCCGCTCGCGCTCCTTCTGGCGGGTGCGGCCCCGTCGGCCCACGCGTCCCCCCGGCACGGCCTCCATGGCGACTGGCTGAGCCTCGCCGTCACCCGTGGCGACGCCCGGTCGAGCGACACCCGTGGCGTCCTGCTGCTCTGCGACCCGCCCCAGGGTCACGCCCACGCGGCCAGGGCCTGCCGGCAACTCGCCGCCGCCGGCGGGAACATCGACCGCATCCCGCGCCGGACCGGTGTCATGTGCCCGATGCTCTACGCCCCCGTGACGGCGTCCGCGCACGGCCGATGGAACGGCCACCGGGTCGACTTCACGCGCACGTTCTCCAACTCCTGTGTCATGAAGGCCCGGACGGGCGCGGTGTTCGACCTGACGAGCTGAGTCAGGCCGCGCCCTCCCGCGCGTGGCGGGCGGCCGCCAGCACCGTACGGGCCTGGTGCTCGACCTGGTTCTCCAGCGGCACCCACCGCGCGCGGAAGCGTTCGGCGAAGGCCTCGCTCCAGCCGGCGACCAGCTCCTCGAGGCGCGGTGCCTCCCGGTCGTCGGCCTCCTGGAGCACGCGCAGCAGCATCGACGCGGCCCGCAGCGGGATCCGCCGGCCGAACGCGTCCACGCTGCCCACGTACGCCATCGTCGAGTCCACGGGGGGCGGCTGGGACCAGTCGGCGGCGAGCCCCGGCACCAGGTCGAGCGCCCACTTCGCGGCCCGCAGCAGGGGGCCCTCGGGCCCCCGCAGCCGGGGCAGGGCCCGGCCGAGCACCGCCTCCACCTGATCGGCGTCCGTCACCAGCCGCTGGGCCAGGCGCCGCATCGCCGCCGCCGGAGCCGGGTGCGGCGCCGGATCGTCCACCAGGTCGCTGGCCCACATAGGGACCTCCACGACGGCCGTCAGACCGCCGTACCGGTGGGCGTGGTACCAGGTGCTGTGCCGGGCGTCGTCCGGCATGCTCGGGTACGCCGCGTCCGAGCCGGGGGCCGGCATCACATGCACCCCTGGCCCCGAGGCGGGCCAGCCCGCCGCGTCCGAGGCGGCCGTCTCCACCGGGATGTGCAGCTCCGCCGCGGACTTGGCGAACGGTTCGGCCAGACCCGGGATGTCCTTGGTCAACTGCACCCAGCTGCCGCCCAGATCGGTTCCGTGCAGGGTCACCTGGAGGTAGGGCCGCACCTCGTCGATGACCCCGGTCAGCACCCGGGTCTCCGGCGGGAGCCGGTCGGGCGGCAGCACGGAGGGCGACCACTCCGGCTGCTCGGGCCCGGCCGGACGGAAGAAGCCCAGGTGGTAGTCGAGGAGGGTCCGCGGCGCGGGGGTCACATGCAGGCTCGCCCCGTCGGGGTCCGCGCAGAGCAGGAAGTGCCACGCGGTGTCCCTGCGCAACTCCCGCCGGAACAGCGTGCGTTCGGCCAGGGACAACAGGGTTGAGCCGCCTGTCGGTTCGTTGGCGTGGGCTCCGGCCACGACGAGGACCGCACGCCGGGCGTGGCCGACGGACAGCAGGTGGAGGGGTCGGCCCGCGCGTGAGGTGCCCACTTGCCTGAGGACGCACAGGTCGGGCCGGTGGGCCGCCAGCGCCGAGGCGGACGACACGATTTCGGCCACACTGGGGTAGCGCAACTCCGGCAGATGACTCACCCCCGACTTGTCCGCCCTGCGTCGCTTTTGGCAGTACTCCACGGTCTCGGAGAACTGTCAAGGAGGCCTCGGGGCGGCCCCGGGAGAGCCCGGGTGGCATTTTCCGGCGGCAAGGGGCAGCGGCGGATGCGCCCGTCCTCCCGGGCCGGGGCGGGCCGCGTCCCGCAGGCCTGCGGCTCGTCCCGGCGGGAGCCCGCGAGGGGCTGTTCGGCGCGGGGCGCCCGGCGTACGCCCCGCGCCCTCGGCGGGCGGGCAGGTGTGACGTACACGATTCACTCGTCCGGGTGTACGCGAACTGCGGTTCCCCGCGGGCGGTGTTCGACTCGGAACGACCGCGCGCGGGTCCGGCGCGCAGACCCGAGGTGGTGGCCCGCGGTGCTGTGTCCACACGGCCTTCCCGTCGAAGGCCCCCCGACGACGAACCCCACGGGCCCACCGGCCCCACCCGCGGAGGGCGCGCCGGCCGCGCCCTCCGCGGGCCGCACCCCGGCGCCCCCGGCCGGCGGCGGCCCCGCTCCGGGGTCCGCGGGCTCCACCGATGGACACGGGGCGGCTCGCGCCGGCTCGTCACCGACCAGGACCGGCGGGACCGTACCTCGTCCGCTTCCGGTGGGACCGACGGGACCGGGACCGGCTCCCTCCCCGTGCACGGCGTTCGATCACCAAGGCGTCCCGCCGTACGCACCGCCCCGTGGGTCCTTCGCGCGCGCGGGCGCCCCGGGCAGTCTGCTCGACCTGGAGACCCGGCGTGACCCGCAGCCGCTGTACCGCTCCCTGCGCGGCGCCTTCCCGCTGGTCCACGACGAACCGTTCGGGGCCTGGCTGGTCAGCCGGTACGCCGATGTGCGGGCGGTGCTCCGGGACCCGCGGTTCGTGGCGCCCGAGCCCGGACCCGTACCGCCGCACGCGGGCGCGTACCGGGCCGCCCTGGCCTCGGTGCGGGGGGACCGGGTGGCGGCCGCGCTGCGCGCGGGCGCCCAGCGCACCGCCCACGTCCTCGCCAGCCGCCTGGCGTCCCGTCAGGAGGCCGACCTCGTCGCCGAGTTCTGCCAGTGGCTGCCCGCCGCGGCGGCCGTCGCCGCGCTCGGGCTGCCCTACGAGGACACCGCCCGCGTGCACGCCTGGTGCCGGACCGGACTCGACCACCTCGGCGGTCACCGCCCCGGCCTCGACGCCTGTCTGCGGCCCCACATCGCCCGCCGCCGCGCCCACCCCGGCGACGACCTGCTGTCCGTGCTGTGCGCGCCCGGCCCCGACGGCGAGCCGCTGCCGGACGAGGCCGTGACCGGGATCGCCGGGACCGTGCTCGGCGCGGCGGGCGAGACGACGGCCCGCGCCCTAGCGTCGTTCCTCGCCAACCTCCTCGACCACCCGCGCCAACTCGACCTGATCCGGGCCCGTCCCGAGCTGACCGGCGCGGCCTGGGCCGAGTCGCTGCGTCGCGACCCGCCGTTGCAGATCGTGCCCCGCCGCACGCTCGAACCGATCGGCCCGATACCCGCGGGCGCCACCGTGGCGTGTCTGCTCGGCGCCGCGGGCCGCGACCCGGCCAGGTTCGCGGACCCGGACCGCTACGACATCTTCCGCGCGGACCCGGGCGACCTCGCGCACGGCACCGGAGCGCACCACTGCCCGGGTGCCCCGCTGGCCCGGCTGACGGCGGAGGCGGGGCTGAACGCCCTGCTGACCGTCCTGCCGGGCCTGCGCAGGGCCCCCGGGCCCCGGCCGCGCCCCGATGGCCTGGTCAGCCGCTCTCCCCGGACCCTCCCGGTGTGTCTGCGCTGACGCGCTCCAGCAGCGCGACGGGTGCCGTGCCGAAGAGGTCCGCCACGCGCACGTGCCCCGTGAACTCCCGCCCCGCCGGACCGGAGGGGAGCACATCGGTCCACCGCCCCGGTGGAAGCACGAGCACGGTGTCCCGCCAGCCGCCCGCCTCCGCGAGCACCAGCGACAGCCGGGTGACGGCCGTGATCACCTCTCCCGACCGCGCGAACGCCACACAGTGCTCGGCCGCCGGCCCCTCGGCCGACAGCGGCGCGTACGTCGCCGACGCGCCGAAGACACCGGGCCTGCGGGCGCGCAGGCGCAGCGCGGCGGCCGTCAGCGCCGGCTTCTCGGCCGACGGCTCGCGCGGGGCGAACGGCTCCCGGTTGTCCGGGTCCACCAGCGCCCGGTATTCGTCCTCCGTGCCCTGGTACACGTCCGGCACCCCGGGCATCGTCAGATGGACCAGGGCGGCCCCCAGGACGTTCGCCCGCACATGCGGGGCCAAGGAGGCCCGCAGGGCGTCCACGTGCCGTCCAGGGGGCCCGCACGGCCCGTCGGAGACGAACGCCGCCACCGCGTCCTCGTACGCGGGATCGCGCTCGGTCCAGGCGGTGCGCGTCCCGGCCTCCCTGACGTGCTTCAGCAGGGCGCCCTGTACGCGCTCCGTACGGGCCGCGGCCGTCTCCTGCCCGGCGGCCGGGCCGAGGCCGAACACCGTCTGCCAGGCCGCCCACGCCACCGTCGGGTCGGGGGTCCCCGGTCCCTCGTCGGTCGCCACCGCCAGCACCTCGGACCAGGTCTCCGGGCACTGGGTGAGCACGGAGACGGCGGCGCGCACGTCCGCGCTGCGCTTGGTGTCGTGGGTGGACAGGACGGTTCCGGTGGCGGGCCGGTCGTGCTGCACGCGCGCGCAATGGGCGTGGAAGTCGTCGGGGGACATCGCGGGGCGGCCCGGGTCGCCGCCGACCTCGTTCGCCGACAGCAGCGGCACATAGCGGTAGAACGCCGTGTCCTCCACGGACTTGGCGCGCAGCGCCGACGAGGTCTGCGCGAACCGGGCCCGGAACGCGGCCTCCCCGGGCCCGTCGCCGTCCCGGGCGAGCAGCAGATCCCGTACGAGATCCACGGCGTGCGCCTCCTCGGGCACCCCGAACGCCGACCTGGCCTCGGCGGCGGCCCGTTCGGTGAGCACCTGGGCCGCGTCCGTCGACGGATAGGGCCGGTACACCTCCATCCGGACCAGGAGCTCGCGCAGCGCGGTGCGCAGGGCCCACGGGGCGTGGTCGCGCGCGGCGGGGTCGGGGGAGGCGGCGCACAGGGCGCTCACCTCGCGGGTGAGGCGTTCGGTCTCGGCGGCCAGTTCGTGGGTGATCACCTTGTAGGCGGCCCGGCGCACCGTGCTGTCCCAGTGGCCGCCCCGGTCGGCCTGGGGGCCCGCGAAGCGCCGGTAGCGGCCGAGCAGCCGGCTCGCGCCCGTCCCGTCCGTGAAGAGGCCGTCGACGTACCGCAGCGCGTCGTAGCCGGTGGTGCCCGCCACGGGCCAGGCGGGCGGGAGCGGCTCGCCGTCGGCGAGGATCTTCTCGACGACGATCCAGCGGCCGTCGGTCGCCTCGTGCAGCCGGCGCAGATAGGTGTCCGGGTCGGCCAGTCCGTCCGGGTGGTCGATCCGCAGTCCGTCGATCACGCCGTCGGCGACGAGCTCCAGGATCTTCGCGTGGGTCGCCGCGAACACCTCGGGGTCCTCCACGCGCACCCCGATGAGCTCCGAGATGCTGAAGAAGCGCCGGTAGTTGAGCTCGGTGCGGGCCAGCCGCCACCAGGCGGGGCGGTACCACTGGGCGTCGAGCAGCTCGGGCATCGGCAGTCCCGCGGTGCCCTCGCGCAGCGGGAACACGTGGTCGTAGTAGCGCAGTATGTCGCCGTCGACCTTCAGCTGGCCCGTCTCGGCGCCGAGGCGGTCCCCGAGCACCGGCAGCAGCACCCGGCCGTCCTGGGCGTCCCAGTCGATGTCGAACCAGCGCGCGTACGGGGACCGGGGGCCCTCGCGCAGCACCTCCCACAGGGCGTGGTTGTGGCGCGGCGACATCGCCATGTGGTTCGGGACGATGTCCACGACGAGACCGAGGCCGTGCTCGCGCGCGGTGCGTGCCAGGGACCGCAGCCCTTCCTCACCGCCGAGTTCGGCCCGTACGCGCGTGTGGTCGACGACGTCGTATCCGTGCGTCGAGCCGGGGACGGCCTCGAGGACGGGGGAGAGGTGCAGGTGGGAGACGCCGAGCGAGGCCAGATAGGGCACGGCGGCCTCGGCGCGGCGGAAGGGGAACTCGGGCTGGAGCTGGAGCCGGTAGGTGGCGGTCGGCACGACGGGGGCGAGGGGGCCGGGGACGACCGAGTCCGCGATCGCCGGTTCGGGGCGCTCAGGTGTCATGCGACTCTACGTACCCGTCCGGCCGCCTTTCTGACAGCGCGGCCCGCACAAGGGCACGCACGGCCCCTTCCCGCGCGCGGGGGACCGGCCGGGACGGTTTCGCCCCCCGCGCGCGTGGGCCGCGAGGCCGGCCCTCGCGCGCGGGGCGGAAAGCGGCCCTCCTAGGCGGGCCGCTGAAGCACGGTCAGGCTCCGGTCGACCAGCGTCAGGCGGTCGCCGGCCGTGACCTTCGCGCCCGTCCCCGGGGCCACGCCCTCCGGCAGGGACGTGTCGACGACGACCTGCCACTGACGGCCGTGGTCGGCGGGGACGACGAAGTCCAGGGACTTGGGTGAGGCGTTGAACATCAGCAGGAAGGAGTCGTCGGAGATGCGCTCCCCGCGGGCGCCCGGCTCGGAGATCGCGTTGCCGTTGAGGAACACGGACAGCGCCCGGGCCTGCGCGGATCCCCAGTCGTGCTGGGTCATCTCCTGGCCCTCCGGGGTGAACCACGCGATGTCGGAGAGCTCGTCGTGGGTGCCCTGGACGGGCCGCCCGTGGAAGAAGCGCCGCCGCCGGAAGACGGGGTGGTCCCGGCGCAGCCAGACCATCGCGCGCGTGAAGTCGAGGAGCTCGCAGTCCTCCTCGGGCCAGGGCACCCAGGCCAGCTCGCTGTCCTGGCAGTACGCGTTGTTGTTGCCGCCCTGGGAGCGGGCGAACTCGTCGCCGTGGCTGAGCATCGGCACACCCTGGGAGAGCATCAGGGTGGCGATGAAGTTGCGCCGCTGCCGGGCCCGCAGCGCCAGCACGTCCGCGTCGTCCGTCTCGCCCTCGGCGCCGCAGTTCCAGGAGCGGTTGTGGCTCTCGCCGTCCCGGTTGTCCTCGCCGTTGGCCTGGTTGTGCTTGTTGTTGTACGACACGAGGTCGTTCAGGGTGAAGCCGTCGTGGCAGGTCACGAAGTTGATGGAGGCGAGCGGACGGCGGCCGTCGTCCTGGTAGAGGTCGGAGGAGCCGGTCAGCCGGGAGGCGAACTCGGCCAGCGTGCGCGGCTCCCCGCGCCACAGGTCGCGCACGGTGTCGCGGTACTTGCCGTTCCACTCGGTCCACAGCGGCGGGAAGTTGCCTACCTGATAGCCGCCCTCGCCGACGTCCCAGGGCTCGGCGATCAGCTTCACCTGGGAGACCACCGGGTCCTGCTGGACGAGGTCGAAGAACGACGACAGCCGGTCCACCTCGTGGAACTGGCGCGCCAGGGTGGCCGCGAGGTCGAAGCGGAAGCCGTCCACGTGCATGTCGGTGACCCAGTAGCGCAGCGAGTCCATGATCAGCTGGAGCACGTGCGGCGAGCGCATCAGGAGCGAGTTGCCGGTGCCCGTGGTGTCCATGTAGTAGCGGGGGTCGTCCGCCAGACGGTAGTACGAGGCGTTGTCGAGGCCCCTGAAGGAGAGCGTCGGGCCCAGGTGGTTGCCCTCGGCCGTGTGGTTGTAGACCACGTCGAGGATGACCTCGATGCCGGCCTCGTGCAGGGCCCGGACGGCCGACTTGAACTCCAGCACCTGCTGGCCCCGGTCGCCCCAGGAGGCGTACGCGTTGTGCGGGGCGAAGAAGCCGATGGTGTTGTAGCCCCAGTAGTTGCTCAGGCCCATGTCGGACAGCCGGTGATCGTTCACGAACTGGTGCACGGGCATCAGTTCCAGTGCCGTGACGCCCAGTTCCGTCAGGTGTTCGATGATCGCCGGATGGGCGAGTGCCGCGTAGGTGCCGCGCAGCTCGTCCGGGAGGTCCGGGTGGAGCATCGTCAGGCCCTTCACATGGGCCTCGTAGATCACCGTGTGGTGGTACTCCGTCCGGGGGCGCCGGTCGTCGCCCCAGTCGAAGTAGGGATTGACCACGACGGACGACATGGTGTGCGGCGCCGAGTCGAGGTCGTTGCGCTTGTCGGGTGACCCGAAGGGATAGCCGTACACCTCCTCGCCCCAGCCGATGGAGCCCGCGATCGCACGCGCGTACGGGTCGAGCAGCAGCTTCGCCGAGTTGGCGCGCTGCCCGCGCTCGGGCGCGTACCGCCCGTGCACCCGGAAGCCGTAGCGCTGTCCCGGCATCACGCCGGGCAGGTACGCGTGCCGCACGAACGCGTCGGTCTCCCGCAGTTCCACGGCCGTCTCCGAGCCGTCGTCGTGCAGAAGGCACAGCTCGATACGGTCGGCGGCCTCCGAGAAGACCGCGAAATTGGTACCGGCACCGTCGTACGTGGCACCGAGTGGATACGCCTCGCCAGGCCAGACCTGCATGGATATGACTCTTCCAGTAGTGCCGTGCCCCTGGGGGCGAGTCCGAGCCGAGTCTCCCCGATATTGATGGAACCTCCTATGACTTACATCCCTCTTACCCCGCGACCAGGCATATCTCGTATGCCGAACCAGTGGGACTCAAACGACTCCTGGGGATGTAGGGGGAGTAGGGGGAAATGTGCGCAAGATAGTGCACCGCCATCTGGGCAAGGTGGTGGCGGGTGCGGCCATCGCGGTGGCGGGGACGGCCGTGATGATCGGTGTCACCCTTCCGGGGTCGGCGGGGGCCGACGAATCGGGCGGAACGAGCGGGGGCGCCGGGACCGCGCAGCAGACGGGGCAGGACGGGCCCAACGGTGCCGTGCGGCCCGGAGTCGTCGAGCGGGCGCCGGCCGAGGGGCAGAAGGGCAAGGGCCGCGACCCCCTGACCGACGACGAGATGCGGCGCGCCGAGCAGATCGCGGTGAACCGGCAGCTGTTCGACTCCAGTGAGAACGTCGAGGGCGCGCGCGGACCGCAGCGCATCGGCGTCGACCTCTCGGAGCCCGACACGGCCGATCTGGACAACCCGAACGCGCCGCGCCGCGCCGACCTCACGTTCTACGACTACAAGGACGACACGCTCGTCACCAAGACCGTCGACCTCGACACCGGGAAGGTCGAGCAGACGGGCGTCCAGCACGGCGTGCAGCCGCCCATCAGCCGTGACGAGATGACCGAGGCGGCCAGGCTGCTGATCGCCGATCCGCTCGGCGCGGGCCTCAAGGCCGACTTCAAGGACGCGACCGGCAAGGAACTCACCTCGCCCGACCAGCTGATGCTGAACAGCATGGTCTACCGCGCCACACCCGGCGCCCAGCCCGCCGTCCTCGGCGCCTGCGGCGAGCACCGGTGCGTCCGGCTCTTCCCGAAGGTCAAGAACGGGCCCTGGATCGACAGCCGTGACCTGGTGATCGACCTGAGCGCCCGCAAGGTCGGCAAGCTCGGCTGAGCGCCGCCCTTCTCTCCTTCCCACCTTCACAGCTTTCCGCAAGGAGTCGTCTCTTCATGCGTGTCAACAGAAACAGCCGTGCCCGCAGCCGGGCGGCCGTGGGCCTCTCGGTGTTCGCCCTGGCCGCCGGCGCCACGACGGCCGCGGGACCGGCCGTCGCCCAGCCGAGGTCCGCGCCCGCGCCTGCGCCCGCGTGCAGCTCCGCGTACCAGATAGAACAGAAGCTCTCCACCGGCACCACCTGGCGGATGTGCTGGCACTACGAGAGCGAGGCCGGGCTCGTCCTGGAGAACATCTCCTACCAGCCCCCCGGCGAGGCCGCCCCGATCAAGGTCCTCAGCACCGCCAAGCTCGGCCAGATCGACGTCCCCTACGACGACGGCTCGGTCGAGTACAGCGACCTGACCGGCGCCGGCTTCGGGCAGGGCCTGGTCGACATGGTCCCCGACGAGTGCCCCGGCGGCGCCATCAAGACGGTCAAGGTCCCCGATGCCTGGGACCCGCAGCACGCGAACGTCAAGGGCCTGTGCACCACGACCCGTTCGCGCGGT
Proteins encoded:
- the glgX gene encoding glycogen debranching protein GlgX, producing the protein MQVWPGEAYPLGATYDGAGTNFAVFSEAADRIELCLLHDDGSETAVELRETDAFVRHAYLPGVMPGQRYGFRVHGRYAPERGQRANSAKLLLDPYARAIAGSIGWGEEVYGYPFGSPDKRNDLDSAPHTMSSVVVNPYFDWGDDRRPRTEYHHTVIYEAHVKGLTMLHPDLPDELRGTYAALAHPAIIEHLTELGVTALELMPVHQFVNDHRLSDMGLSNYWGYNTIGFFAPHNAYASWGDRGQQVLEFKSAVRALHEAGIEVILDVVYNHTAEGNHLGPTLSFRGLDNASYYRLADDPRYYMDTTGTGNSLLMRSPHVLQLIMDSLRYWVTDMHVDGFRFDLAATLARQFHEVDRLSSFFDLVQQDPVVSQVKLIAEPWDVGEGGYQVGNFPPLWTEWNGKYRDTVRDLWRGEPRTLAEFASRLTGSSDLYQDDGRRPLASINFVTCHDGFTLNDLVSYNNKHNQANGEDNRDGESHNRSWNCGAEGETDDADVLALRARQRRNFIATLMLSQGVPMLSHGDEFARSQGGNNNAYCQDSELAWVPWPEEDCELLDFTRAMVWLRRDHPVFRRRRFFHGRPVQGTHDELSDIAWFTPEGQEMTQHDWGSAQARALSVFLNGNAISEPGARGERISDDSFLLMFNASPKSLDFVVPADHGRQWQVVVDTSLPEGVAPGTGAKVTAGDRLTLVDRSLTVLQRPA
- the treY gene encoding malto-oligosyltrehalose synthase codes for the protein MTPERPEPAIADSVVPGPLAPVVPTATYRLQLQPEFPFRRAEAAVPYLASLGVSHLHLSPVLEAVPGSTHGYDVVDHTRVRAELGGEEGLRSLARTAREHGLGLVVDIVPNHMAMSPRHNHALWEVLREGPRSPYARWFDIDWDAQDGRVLLPVLGDRLGAETGQLKVDGDILRYYDHVFPLREGTAGLPMPELLDAQWYRPAWWRLARTELNYRRFFSISELIGVRVEDPEVFAATHAKILELVADGVIDGLRIDHPDGLADPDTYLRRLHEATDGRWIVVEKILADGEPLPPAWPVAGTTGYDALRYVDGLFTDGTGASRLLGRYRRFAGPQADRGGHWDSTVRRAAYKVITHELAAETERLTREVSALCAASPDPAARDHAPWALRTALRELLVRMEVYRPYPSTDAAQVLTERAAAEARSAFGVPEEAHAVDLVRDLLLARDGDGPGEAAFRARFAQTSSALRAKSVEDTAFYRYVPLLSANEVGGDPGRPAMSPDDFHAHCARVQHDRPATGTVLSTHDTKRSADVRAAVSVLTQCPETWSEVLAVATDEGPGTPDPTVAWAAWQTVFGLGPAAGQETAAARTERVQGALLKHVREAGTRTAWTERDPAYEDAVAAFVSDGPCGPPGRHVDALRASLAPHVRANVLGAALVHLTMPGVPDVYQGTEDEYRALVDPDNREPFAPREPSAEKPALTAAALRLRARRPGVFGASATYAPLSAEGPAAEHCVAFARSGEVITAVTRLSLVLAEAGGWRDTVLVLPPGRWTDVLPSGPAGREFTGHVRVADLFGTAPVALLERVSADTPGGSGESG
- a CDS encoding Tat pathway signal sequence domain protein, giving the protein MRKIVHRHLGKVVAGAAIAVAGTAVMIGVTLPGSAGADESGGTSGGAGTAQQTGQDGPNGAVRPGVVERAPAEGQKGKGRDPLTDDEMRRAEQIAVNRQLFDSSENVEGARGPQRIGVDLSEPDTADLDNPNAPRRADLTFYDYKDDTLVTKTVDLDTGKVEQTGVQHGVQPPISRDEMTEAARLLIADPLGAGLKADFKDATGKELTSPDQLMLNSMVYRATPGAQPAVLGACGEHRCVRLFPKVKNGPWIDSRDLVIDLSARKVGKLG